In the Desulfobacterales bacterium genome, GTTCCAGCATTTCGCAGACAACGAAAACACCTTCAGGAAAACTCATCGACGAAGATATCGTCTACGATGCCGCCTTCGCGCGGGCAGGCATCGTTCGAGTGGCAACCGTCGAGCAGCTGTTCGATTGCGGCGATTTGCTCAGCAAACATCCGCGACCCCGGGGGTCAGGCCTTTCTATCGTCAGCAATGCTCGGGGACCGGCAGTGATGGCCGTGGACGCGCTGCAGAAGCACGGTCTGAAACCGCTGCCCCTGAGCAGCGAAATCCTGGCGGCGCTTGCCCCGCTTGTCGAAACGTCTGCCGACCGGCCGCATACCGCCCTGACGTTACCGGCCGATATACCGGCCCGGCCCTTGGGCCAGCTCGTTTCCCGCTGTCTTGACGCCAAAGAAGTACAGACGCTTCTCGTCATTCTCGTTCCCCGATTTCTAACAGACCCGGACGCAGTGGCCCGTGCAATCACTGGTGCCGCTGATAAAAAAAGCGCCCCGCTCATTGCCGTGTGGATGGGTGAAAACGGCTGTGAAAACGGGCGCCGGATTCTTTGTGAAGCAGGCATCCCGACCTACGATGTCCCCGAGCGGGCTGTGGAAGCATTCTTAAATCTAACCACCTACGCCCACAATATTCAACAGCTGCAGGAAATTCCACCGCGGCTTTCCGGACGTTTTGCCACCCATCGCGCCCGCGCCCAGGCCGTTATGAGAATCGCCCTGCAGACAAACGACTGCGTTCTCGAAGGCAGGCGTGCGCTGATGTTCCTTCAGGCGTATGATATTCCGGCAGACTGTTTTCCGGCCGTTCATGCCTGGGGAACCGCAGAGGAGTCGGAACTGTTGTCCGCAACAAATTGTCCGGCGTCTGCTTCTGCCGACGACGGCTCTTCCATGGCCACGGTGAAAGTGCCGGAGGGTCGTGAATCGGCGGATGAGACAGCTATCAGCCCCGAAAGCCGCCAGGCGGACGCAACCATCTGCCTGGTGAGCCGGCAGCTGCCTCCTTTCGGACCCGTCATCCTGTTCGGTACAGGCAGCTTGCCGCCGGAGCTGTCCACGGACTTTGCCGTGGGGCTGCCGCCCTTGAACCGGTTGCTGGCCCGTCAGCTCATGGAGCGTACGATGCTCTACCGCTTCCTCTGTACGAAATCCCCGTCCGCTGTCCCCTTCCTGGAAGAACTGCTGGTCAACTTCTCGCATCTCGTTACCGATTTGCCTGAAATCCTCGAACTGGAAATAAATCCCTTGGCGGTCTGCGGAAGCCAGGCCCGGGCCTGTAACGCCCGGATCTTCATCCAACCGTCGGACAAACGCTCGCCCCTGCACCTGGTCATCAGCCCTTATCCGGATGAATATGAAGTCAACACGGTCACCTCCGGCGGTATTTCACTCTTCCTTCGGCCGATCAAACCGGAGGATGCCCCGCTGCTGCAGGAGTTGTGGTCGGAGCTTTCACCCCGCACCCTGTATTACCGATTCGCCAAACCGGTTACGGATTTAACGCCGGCGCTGCTGGCTCGATTCACCCAGATCGATTATGACCGGGAAATTGCGCTGGTGGCGCTTCAGCCAAGCGCCGCCGGCCAGCGGATGCTCGGGGTGGCACGTCTGATAAGCGCTCCGGGGTCCGATACGGTCGAATTTGCTATTATTGTCGGAGACCCCTGGCAGGGTCAGGGGGTCGGCGCCGAGCTGCTGCGGCGCCTGGCGGTCATTGCCGTTCGCCGCGGATTCAAGACCCTCTGGGGGCTCGTGCTGCGGGAAAACCGGGCCATGATTGACTTGGCACACAAACTGAGATGGCCGGCCTTCTCCGACGCCGACTTCTCCGAAGTTGAGGTTCGCCTGGATCTGACCACTGTAAAAGAGTCTGAAATTCTGGAGGCAACCGGCGGCAAAAGTCGATTCTAAATTTTTTTAAAATATAAAAAGCAGTTGTCCGTAAAAGACCTAAATAAAGAAGCTGCAGCGATAATCAGCATGGGATTTTAAATTGAAATATGAATATTGAAATACTTCGTTCCGGTAGTCGTATCAAGAAAATTACAACGCTGCGAACGCTTCCGGCTTTGCAACTGGTGAACGATCCGGTTTTTATCGTTAGCTGAAAGTGCACGACAAATAGGCGTTTCCACTTCGGCGATTGCCCAAATTCTGCGGCGCCAAAGTTAGCACAATTAGTAGAATGTCTCCCTTTTTCCAACAATGATTTAAAAAAACCTCTTGACATTTAAACTCCCGGTATCAGATCGGCCAATACCGGTGTGCCTGTTTGAGAGGAGACTTAATTAAATGTATTTTCGAAAAATCAATGCAATGGTCGGGATTATACATAACCCCACGGCCACGCCGGTAAAGGTGAGATTGATGCCATAGATATCTATCAAATGGCCGATGAGGGGGGTTGTGATGCCGGCAATTTCCTCTCCTATCAAATAATAAATCCCCAGAACCGTTGTCCGCCGGCCGACCGGAACCACATCTGCGATCAGGGACAACATACTGGGCATCCTTACGCTCATGGTCATTCCATACAGCAGCAGCAACACCAGGAGCGGAATGCCGTAGGGGGCTCTCGTAACCGCAAGGAGCAGCGGGCCGGAAAGGGAAAGGGAGAACAGGATCACTTTTTTTCGCCCAAACCGGTCCGATAAAGCGCCCCCCAGCGGCGCCCCGATAATCCCCGAACCGGCAATCAGGCTGATCACCAATCCGGCCAACTGTGGTGATATGCCGTGGCGATCCACCATGTATAACGGCAAATAAGACCGCACCCCTGCAGAAAATAGCTGAATCGTCACCGACAGAAAGGCTACGATTCCGAGGGAAACAATAATCTGCGACCAGCTTATCTGCTGCGCCCCCTTGCCGGTAGATTCGTTGCTGCGGCTGCCGGTTTCCGACCGTTCTGGTTTTGTGTCCGGCGCTTCAATATCTCCTTTAATTTCAGTCGTTGTGAGCAGCAGGATAACCCCGACCAGGAGGGCCGGCAGGGCCAGTATGAAAAAAGGAGCCCGCCAGGTACTGAAAAGGTATGCGACCCCCAGGGCCATGGCCGGCGTCAACAAAAAGCTGGCGCTACCACCGGTATTATGAAAGCCCAAAGCCCGGCCTCTTTTTTGCGCAAGAAAAACCTGGGAAATAAAGGATGTGGCAGGCGCATGGTAGGATGCGCTGATGACGCCCATGGCAACAAAAAAAGGTACCATCTGGCCGTAGGACTGGGTGAAGCTCACGCCGATGCCGGTCAGGGATATACAGATCATGCCCCAGATGATGATAAGGCGGCTGCTGAATCTGTCTGCAAGCATGGCCATGGGAAGTTGGGCAAGCCCGTAAGAAATCGTGTAGCAGGATACCAGGAGGCCTGATTGAAAATAATTCAGCCCTAAACTTTCACGCATCAACGGAAGCAGCGGAATCAAGACGCCGGTGCATACATGGTAACTGAAATGAGCCAGCATGAATTGAGGGATAAGATATTTGGAAGCTGCTTTTGGCATCTGTTCAAGCTGAGTTCGAATTTTTTTACACTGTAAGCCCCATCTCCGTGGGGTGCAACGCATGAAAGGCGCTATTGGCTAACATATTGAAGAACAGAAGTCAATCAGACGGCAAACAGGATAGCGTCTCTTTTAAAGTTGTAATTATTTCAGGATTAATTTAAAATCTGGATGAATATTCCTTTACAAACAAATTTGCTATGTCCCCTGCCAGGGGCAAGCACAAGACCAAAGCCTGTCCCCTATCAACGGGTTGTCAATCGTTCCCTGTTAAAAATCATGCAGCACGGGAGGAGATATGTTTGATGGTTTTAAGACTAAGGACATAAAGACCGGCGGGGCCGTGATTCATCTACGCCATGGCGGCAACGGTCCGCCGCTGCTCCTACTGCACGGCAATCCCCTGACCCACGTATCCTGGCATAAAATCGCAAACCGCCTGGCCGAAAACTTTCATGTGGTTGCCGCTGACCTGCGCGGGTACGGAGACAGCTCGGCGCCCGATCCCGGTGAAAACAATATAAATTTCTCTTTCCGTTCCATGGCGCTGGACCAGGTCGAGGTAATGGAGGTGTTAGGATATAAACGGTTTTTTGTGGCAGGGATTGACCGCGGGGCGCGCACCGTGCATCGCATGTGTCTGGATCATCCCCCTCGCGTAAAGAAAGCCGCCATTATCGATATTTTACCCAATTACCATGTCTGGACCCACGCCTCTAAAGCATGGGCCACAAAGTCCTGGCACTGGCTGTTCATGATACAGCCCTATGATTTACCCGAAAGGATGCTGTCCGCCGTCCCGCCGGAATGGTATATGGAGAAAAAGATCTCAAAGTCCGGGATCGGGTTAAAACCGTTCACAAAGGAAGCTTTTGCCGAATATGTGCGCTGTTTCAATGAAAAGACCATCCGGGGCTCCTGCGCCGACTACCGGGCCTGCGCCACCTGCGATTTTGAGATGGACACGGCCGACAGAGACAAAAAGGCAAGGTGTCCCCTGCTGGTGATTTGGGGGGCCAACAGCCATACCGGCAAAGTACACGGAGATGTCCTCGCCGTCTGGAAAAACTATGCAATCGATGTCATCGGCGGGCCCATTAACTGCGGCCACTACGTGACCGAGGAAGCCCCGGACGAAGCCTATGAATGGTTCATGAGGTTTTTTATGGAAGAACCCGATTGTCGTTAGAAATTATTCCCCATAAAAAAATCCTCAAAAAGCAGTGCTGTTATTGCGGCAATAAAAGGCAAAATGACCGAAGACAGCAGCCGGATCATTGCAAACCGCGGGCCCATCATGGGAAGTTCAAATGCAAACAGGCGGTGAAGCGCGAACACGGACCAGGAAGTCAAATAGGCGACCAACGGACCAATGCCTGCGCCCGCCTTAAAAATAATGGCGACAATGGGAAAACAGATGATCGGCCCTCCCGGCGTCAATCCGCCCGCCATAGAACCGATAAGTATTCCCTTCATTCCGGAATCCTTACCCAGCCAGTTAGCCACCAGCTCCGTTGGAACAATGACGGAAAAAAAACCGGAAACCAGAATCGCCATGAAAATTCGCGGTATCATAATCAGGAGGTTGTCACCAGCAATTTTGGCCCCCTGAAGATGGAGCCGTCCTGGTCGGAAAAACGCAATGCCGCCCATTATCAAAGCCAGAATCCACATGCCGATAGAGATCGCATCCATAATATTATTCCTGTCCCTCTGCGAGGGGGTCTTCAAAAAACCGCGACAGTTTTTGAGCGCTCAGCCCCGCCACTAACGGGAGTATCAAAGAGACAAAAAATCTTAACGCGGTAAACTTCACCCCCATAAAAGGAATTTCCCATATGGCAATACGATAAATACTCAGAACACTCCAAGATGTCAGATAGGCAACCAGAGGGCCATAGCCGGCCCCGAGTTTAAAAAGGGCTGCCACCAGCGGGAAAGAAATCATGGGCCCGCCCGGCGTGATCACACCAACGAAAGTAGCGATTAAAATTCCGCGCAGGCCTGATTTGGCTCCCACCCATTTTATGATCAGGCCCTTGGGCAGGAGCACCTGAACAAATCCTGCCAGGATAAAGGCTGCCAGCAGCCTGGGACCCACCAGAACCACCATGGACCAGGCAGCTTTCAGCCCTTTTAAAACCGCTTCGTTTCCCCCCTTGGCATAACAGCCATAACCGGAAAGAAGTGCGATCCCGGTAAAAACCAAAAAGGATTTGTCGGTAAAAATTTTTTTCATCTTTTCGATAGTGAATCGTATTAAAATTTGTGGCTGAAGAGGTGAAACGGTTATGATAGCCGGATGTAGCTAAAAATAAGGCCTCCCCGTTATGAGAAGTTCCCGGCACACAACGGAGGTGGCCACCAGTGATTTGTATTTGGAAGCCATTTCAAAACCCGACCAGAGGCCTGGTCTGGTGTTTTAAAATGACTTCTAAACAGTGTCATTGACGCTTATATGCCACACATGCTCATATTACAAGTCTCAAATGATGACCGCAGCGTCACAGTTGTGTTTGCTATTTAGGGCAGGAATCCCACACCGGTTGCCTTTTCCGGCAACCGGCCGGTTCATCGAATGGTAACGAAATTTCCTGTTTGTGTTTCTGCCTTTCAGGCGGCTTTATCAAGGCAATCCGGCTGGTACCAGGTGGCAGGCGCCAGCGGTTTCAGATTCCAGGCGGCTCTGGCCTTGTCGCAACGC is a window encoding:
- a CDS encoding GNAT family N-acetyltransferase yields the protein MSIRGLSKLFFPSALAVLGIDEGTENPGRRVLANIVAGGYQGAVYPISKNVGQVNGLPVYANLAAVKKPIDLAILSLAPEYIPTAIEACGQAGVSGVLIPSLKATPEEAIAPIREQARKTGVRVIGPHAWGICSPWTSLNAGFGRQLPPAGELAVISQSNAICSNLLDLSISRHIGLSLLVDLGDMVEVDCADLLDYSATHFRVGAILLYVEHIGDMRKFMSAARSAARLKPVVVLKSGRCSSISQTTKTPSGKLIDEDIVYDAAFARAGIVRVATVEQLFDCGDLLSKHPRPRGSGLSIVSNARGPAVMAVDALQKHGLKPLPLSSEILAALAPLVETSADRPHTALTLPADIPARPLGQLVSRCLDAKEVQTLLVILVPRFLTDPDAVARAITGAADKKSAPLIAVWMGENGCENGRRILCEAGIPTYDVPERAVEAFLNLTTYAHNIQQLQEIPPRLSGRFATHRARAQAVMRIALQTNDCVLEGRRALMFLQAYDIPADCFPAVHAWGTAEESELLSATNCPASASADDGSSMATVKVPEGRESADETAISPESRQADATICLVSRQLPPFGPVILFGTGSLPPELSTDFAVGLPPLNRLLARQLMERTMLYRFLCTKSPSAVPFLEELLVNFSHLVTDLPEILELEINPLAVCGSQARACNARIFIQPSDKRSPLHLVISPYPDEYEVNTVTSGGISLFLRPIKPEDAPLLQELWSELSPRTLYYRFAKPVTDLTPALLARFTQIDYDREIALVALQPSAAGQRMLGVARLISAPGSDTVEFAIIVGDPWQGQGVGAELLRRLAVIAVRRGFKTLWGLVLRENRAMIDLAHKLRWPAFSDADFSEVEVRLDLTTVKESEILEATGGKSRF
- a CDS encoding MFS transporter, with the protein product MPKAASKYLIPQFMLAHFSYHVCTGVLIPLLPLMRESLGLNYFQSGLLVSCYTISYGLAQLPMAMLADRFSSRLIIIWGMICISLTGIGVSFTQSYGQMVPFFVAMGVISASYHAPATSFISQVFLAQKRGRALGFHNTGGSASFLLTPAMALGVAYLFSTWRAPFFILALPALLVGVILLLTTTEIKGDIEAPDTKPERSETGSRSNESTGKGAQQISWSQIIVSLGIVAFLSVTIQLFSAGVRSYLPLYMVDRHGISPQLAGLVISLIAGSGIIGAPLGGALSDRFGRKKVILFSLSLSGPLLLAVTRAPYGIPLLVLLLLYGMTMSVRMPSMLSLIADVVPVGRRTTVLGIYYLIGEEIAGITTPLIGHLIDIYGINLTFTGVAVGLCIIPTIALIFRKYI
- a CDS encoding alpha/beta hydrolase; amino-acid sequence: MFDGFKTKDIKTGGAVIHLRHGGNGPPLLLLHGNPLTHVSWHKIANRLAENFHVVAADLRGYGDSSAPDPGENNINFSFRSMALDQVEVMEVLGYKRFFVAGIDRGARTVHRMCLDHPPRVKKAAIIDILPNYHVWTHASKAWATKSWHWLFMIQPYDLPERMLSAVPPEWYMEKKISKSGIGLKPFTKEAFAEYVRCFNEKTIRGSCADYRACATCDFEMDTADRDKKARCPLLVIWGANSHTGKVHGDVLAVWKNYAIDVIGGPINCGHYVTEEAPDEAYEWFMRFFMEEPDCR
- a CDS encoding permease produces the protein MDAISIGMWILALIMGGIAFFRPGRLHLQGAKIAGDNLLIMIPRIFMAILVSGFFSVIVPTELVANWLGKDSGMKGILIGSMAGGLTPGGPIICFPIVAIIFKAGAGIGPLVAYLTSWSVFALHRLFAFELPMMGPRFAMIRLLSSVILPFIAAITALLFEDFFMGNNF
- a CDS encoding permease, whose amino-acid sequence is MKKIFTDKSFLVFTGIALLSGYGCYAKGGNEAVLKGLKAAWSMVVLVGPRLLAAFILAGFVQVLLPKGLIIKWVGAKSGLRGILIATFVGVITPGGPMISFPLVAALFKLGAGYGPLVAYLTSWSVLSIYRIAIWEIPFMGVKFTALRFFVSLILPLVAGLSAQKLSRFFEDPLAEGQE